The sequence AAACTGATAAATGAATGCTATCCCAGTAAATTGCTCCTAAAAGTTCGTTCATTCCAAACAATTTATAATATTGGAGTACAGCGATAATGAATATTACTGTAAAGATGCTTGACCAGAACCTTACAAAAAAAGATTCATTTATTTTTATATTACTGATAATTAGTATTATTAGTATATATATAGATACTCTAGATAGTTCCTTATATGCACTATTAATATTAAAATAAAGTGATGGTTCGATAATAATTTGTAAAAGAAGTAAAAAAATAATTGATAGAAATAAAAATGTTAGTTTAGGTACATTTAACTTCCAATTATTTCTCAACAAAATTACTATTAAAAAGAATATCATTACAAGAATATTATAAAAAGTAAACTTGGTGATCAGGAAAAAAACAATCATTATAGACATAACTATATATATGAAATGCTCTAAGTCAAAATACTTTTTGTATTTAATCATTTTATTCAAACTTTCTATGTGAAAACTTATTACAATTGATTACTTCCGAAGTAGTAACAGAGTTTAATCTTTTAGTCATTACATAAACTCCTTTAAATATAATCAATAATTCTCTTAAAGTTGGTTTGATTATTAATTTTATAATTTTGTTTTGTATAATTACTATCATTATTTAAAATACGATAGATTTTTTCGGCTAAATCATCCTTATTAAATGGATCGAAAAAATCTACATTAGGATATCCATCCAATACCTCGTTTGCAAATGGTAAATCTGATGCAAGGATAAACCCCTTATGCATCATTGCCTCAAGCAATGGTAATCCATATGTTTCAATATATGAGGGGAATAGCAAAACTGAGTTAGTGTACATATCAAATACCCGTTCTCTTTTCATAGTTCCTTTAAATTCAACCGGGAGTTTAAAACTCTTAACCTCATTTCTTATGTTGCATATATGATCATTTTCATCACCATTAAGCGTAAAAATGATTTTAAACTCTCCGGAATATTTCTGTTGCAATATTTTACATGCCTCAATTATTATTCCATGATTTTTATATTTTGCCGGCCCGGCTGGATAAAAAAAGGTTGAACAAGACTTTTTATTTGGAACAAAGTATTTTTTAACGGTAATTTCGAATTGGGGCGGCACCACAATAATATTCTCTTTTTTTAGTTTAGCCTTTTGTAAACACGCTTCTCTCATCCATTCTGTTTGTACTATGACTCTTTGTGCTTTCTTCATTGAATTAGTTATACTACGTCCAATTATATTTTGATACACCCAAAGCAATCTATTTTCTTTAAAACTAAATTTATATTTAACAAAAGGCAAAGATTGATGAACATATATCACTTGAGGCACCTTAGTTTTAGGAATCATAACATTTTGAAATGATATGATTTTGTCTACCTTATATTTTTTTACTAACCTTGGTGCTATAAGATAATCAAAAAATAGTCGATGCATCCAACTTTTTTTTATCCAGGGGAACCTTAAGACTTTTATATTTTCAGATTCATGCAATTTGGGCTTACTCAAAATAAAAAACCATTTGATTTGCTTATCATCATATGATTTAACTTCATTATAAAATTCATGTAATATTGACAAAGCCCCTCCATGTTCTGCAGGAACATCAAAAACCATTATATTCAATAAAACCTACTCTCCCCAGACCGTTCTATTTACATAATCAGTATAAGATAAAATAATCCTAAGCACCTTATCCGACACATTAGGCATACTATAATCTTCAACAAGCCTTAATGTACCTCTTTCTTGCGTTTCTAAAATTTCAAGTCCCTGTAAAATCCTTTCTTTCTGTAAACCAACCATCATAACCGAAGCTTCTTCCATCGCCTCTGGCCTTTCATGAGCTTGTCTTATATTAAGTGCTCTAAATCCAAGAATAGAAGATTCTTCACTGATCGTTCCACTATCACTAAGCACCGCTTTGGCCTTAGTTTGAAGTTTCACATAATCATTAAAACCTAAAGGCTTCATCGTTTCGACTAGTGGATTAAATTCTATCCCTTTAGTATTAATCATATTTCTAGTTCTAGGATGTGTACTAACAATTACAGGTAGATTGTACTTCTCTGCAACAGCATTTAAGCTATCAACTAAATCTAGAAAGTTTATTTCCGAATTGATATTCTCTTCTCGATGAGCTGATACAACAAAGTATTTTCCTTCTTCAAGTCCCAAAGTCGCTAATATATCTGAACTCTGAATGTCGTCTTTTCTCGAGTTTAGCACTTCAAACATCGGACTTCCTGTTTTAATTACTCTATCAGATGGGAATCCTTCTCTAAGGAGATATTCTCTTGCAATATCACTATATGTTAAGTTGATATCTGCTGTATGATCAACAATTTTCCTATTTGTTTCCTCTGGTACTCTCGCATCAAAACATCTATTGCCCGCTTCCATAGGGAAAATCGGAATATGCCTTCTTTTTGCAGCAATTGCACATAAGCAACTATTTGTGTCCCCAAGGACTAAAAATGCATCAGGTTTTACCTCTTCCATAATTGGATCTATTTTAACTAAAATATTTCCTATAGTTTCTACTGCTGTTCCAGTAGCAGCATTAAGAAAGTAGTCTGGTTTTTTTAAGTTAAAATCTTTAAAAAACACTTCATTTAATTCATAATCATAGTTTTGCCCTGTATGAACAAGTGTATGTTCTATTGCATTTGACTCTTCTAGCTTATTTATAACAGCTGACAATCTAATAATCTCTGGTCGCGTACCAACGACTGTCATGACCTTTAATTTCTTCATCAATTATACCTCCACGAAGTAAGTATCCGGCCTGTCCGGATCAAAACATTCATTTGCCCACATTATGGTTACGAGATCACTTTCTCCTAAATTTACGATGGAGTGTGTATATCCAGTAGGAATATCTACAACCTGTAGTTTCTCTCCACTCACTCTATATTCGATGATTTCTTCAGAATCAATCTTTCTAAATTGGATTAAACCTTCTCCGCTTACAACTAAGAATTTTTCATTTTTTGTATGATGCCAGTGGTTTCCTTTTGTAATCCCAGGTTTTGAAACATTTACAGAAACTTGCCCTCTTTCAGGAGTTCTCATAAATTCTGTAAAGGATCCTCTATGGTCAGTATTCATTTTAAGATCATAAGAAAACTGATCCTCTGGCAAAAAGCTTAAGTACGTACTATAAAGTTTCTTTGTTAAAGGATCCTCCATATCAGGAATACTTAAATTTTCTCTGCCCTCCTTAAAGCTTTTTATAAGAGCCGCTAATTCCCCAAGTTTAATATTATGTGTTACAGGTACAACACAGTAGTCATCCCGCATAGTTGGATTCCCCTCTAAAGCTCTTAAAAACTCTTCTAAAACATCATCTATATAACAAAGGTTAAGCTCTGCATTTGGATTGTTGACCTGAATATCTAAACCTCTAGCTATGTTGTAACAATAAGTAGCCACTACAGTATTATAGTTAGGCCTACTCCATTTGCCAAATAAGTTAGGCAGTCTATATACATAGATTTTTACATCAGTTTCTTTCCAATAATTAAATAGTAAATCTTCTCCAGCCTTTTTACTTCTTCCATAGGGATTATCCTTTTCTGCTTGAATTGAAGAAGTAATAAGAACTGGAGCCCTATTATCGTGTTTCCTTAATAATCCTAGTAATTGAGATGTTAGATTAAAATTACCTTCCATAAACTCTCTTTCATCTTTAGGCCTGTTAACTCCAGCTAAATGAAATACAAAATCACATTCTTTTGTATATGTTTCAAGTAATGAAGGATCACTTTCCCTAGTAAATTCAAATATATTGTTATAACCTCTATTTTTAAGTTCAGCGATAAGGTTTTTCCCGACAAACCCTTTCGCTCCTGTAACAAGAATATTCATCAGTTAATACCACCCTTTAGTTCATTACGTGAATCTGTTTATTCCATTCCTTCAATTCATTTTGAACATAGTCTAATTCAAGTAATTTCTCTTTAATTTCCTCAACTGTTAGAATTTGTGTATTATCTGAATTGTATTCTTCTATAGTAGTAAGCTGTTGATCTCCCTCTTCAAAATACTTATCATAGTTAAGATCTCTTTGATCCGCAGGGACTCTATAGAACCCAGGTAAATCCTCTGCTTTCACATATTCCTCTTTAGTAAGAAGAGTTTCATACCTCTTTTCACCATGACGAGTTCCAATTATTTTAATTGGATTACTTGCATTAAACAGTTCCTTTACAGCTTGAGCAAGGTCACCAATTGTACTTGCTGGAGATTTTTGAACCATAATATCTCCCGCCTCAGCATTTTGGAATGCAAATACTACAAGCTCTACTGCCTCTTCTAAACTCATAAGAAATCTTGTCATATTAGGATCCGTAACTGTTAAAGGCTGTCCACTTTTAATTTGTTCAATAAATAATGGAATGACTGATCCACGAGAAGCCATTACGTTACCATATCGAGTTCCACAAATAAGTGTTCTATTTGGATCAACTGTTCTTGACTTAGCAACAAATACTTTTTCCATCATTGCTTTTGAAATACCCATTGCATTAATTGGATAAGCTGCTTTATCTGTTGAAAGACAGATTACCTTTTTTACCCCATAATCAATAGCAGCTGTTAGTACATTATCCGTACCCATTATATTTGTTTTTACAGCTTCTAAAGGAAAGAATTCACAAGATGGTACTTGCTTTAATGCGGCCGCATGAAAAATATAATCTACACCGTGCATTGCATTTTTTACACTTGCTAAATCCCGAACATCTCCAATATAAAACTTTAGTTTATCATTTTTATATAACTTACGCATATCGTCTTGCTTTTTTTCATCCCTAGAAAAAATGCGAATTTCTCTTATTTCACTTTCTAAGAATCTTTCCATTACAGCATTACCGAAGGATCCAGTTCCACCTGTTATTAATAAAGTTTTATCCTTAAACACATAATTACCTCTTTTCCAGGTTATTTAAAATGACTCATTATAATTTCATACGAGTGCTTAGCCGTATAGTTTTCTTCCAAATATCTTCTAGCATTTATACCCAACTGTTTTCTCAATTCTATATCACATAACCGCTGTATTTTTTTATTGAACTGTTCAACATCACTGCTCTCGCACCAAAAACCAAATTTACCTTGTTCGATAACCTGTCCAATATCAGTATTTACATCAGTTGCAGCTAAAACAGGCATAGACGCCTGCATATATGAAAGAAGTCTTGATGGAAAATTTGGTATTGTAAAACGTTTATCTAGGAAAATCAATCCTATATCACAAGAATTTGCTAGAATTTCATAATCGTCTTTTGGTAATTGAGCAAATAATTGTGCATTGGTAAGCTTTTCACTGTCAAAAAAGGTTTTAAGTTTATTAAACTCTGTCCCTGATCCAGCTATAACGAAATAAACATTATTATTAACTTTATTAGCCTTTAAACATTCTATTAAGAAATCAATTCCCTGCGGTTTTCCCAGGTTTCCTCCA is a genomic window of Niallia sp. XMNu-256 containing:
- a CDS encoding glycosyltransferase; its protein translation is MVFDVPAEHGGALSILHEFYNEVKSYDDKQIKWFFILSKPKLHESENIKVLRFPWIKKSWMHRLFFDYLIAPRLVKKYKVDKIISFQNVMIPKTKVPQVIYVHQSLPFVKYKFSFKENRLLWVYQNIIGRSITNSMKKAQRVIVQTEWMREACLQKAKLKKENIIVVPPQFEITVKKYFVPNKKSCSTFFYPAGPAKYKNHGIIIEACKILQQKYSGEFKIIFTLNGDENDHICNIRNEVKSFKLPVEFKGTMKRERVFDMYTNSVLLFPSYIETYGLPLLEAMMHKGFILASDLPFANEVLDGYPNVDFFDPFNKDDLAEKIYRILNNDSNYTKQNYKINNQTNFKRIIDYI
- the wecB gene encoding UDP-N-acetylglucosamine 2-epimerase (non-hydrolyzing), whose amino-acid sequence is MKKLKVMTVVGTRPEIIRLSAVINKLEESNAIEHTLVHTGQNYDYELNEVFFKDFNLKKPDYFLNAATGTAVETIGNILVKIDPIMEEVKPDAFLVLGDTNSCLCAIAAKRRHIPIFPMEAGNRCFDARVPEETNRKIVDHTADINLTYSDIAREYLLREGFPSDRVIKTGSPMFEVLNSRKDDIQSSDILATLGLEEGKYFVVSAHREENINSEINFLDLVDSLNAVAEKYNLPVIVSTHPRTRNMINTKGIEFNPLVETMKPLGFNDYVKLQTKAKAVLSDSGTISEESSILGFRALNIRQAHERPEAMEEASVMMVGLQKERILQGLEILETQERGTLRLVEDYSMPNVSDKVLRIILSYTDYVNRTVWGE
- a CDS encoding capsular polysaccharide biosynthesis protein CapF, whose product is MNILVTGAKGFVGKNLIAELKNRGYNNIFEFTRESDPSLLETYTKECDFVFHLAGVNRPKDEREFMEGNFNLTSQLLGLLRKHDNRAPVLITSSIQAEKDNPYGRSKKAGEDLLFNYWKETDVKIYVYRLPNLFGKWSRPNYNTVVATYCYNIARGLDIQVNNPNAELNLCYIDDVLEEFLRALEGNPTMRDDYCVVPVTHNIKLGELAALIKSFKEGRENLSIPDMEDPLTKKLYSTYLSFLPEDQFSYDLKMNTDHRGSFTEFMRTPERGQVSVNVSKPGITKGNHWHHTKNEKFLVVSGEGLIQFRKIDSEEIIEYRVSGEKLQVVDIPTGYTHSIVNLGESDLVTIMWANECFDPDRPDTYFVEV
- a CDS encoding nucleoside-diphosphate sugar epimerase/dehydratase, which gives rise to MFKDKTLLITGGTGSFGNAVMERFLESEIREIRIFSRDEKKQDDMRKLYKNDKLKFYIGDVRDLASVKNAMHGVDYIFHAAALKQVPSCEFFPLEAVKTNIMGTDNVLTAAIDYGVKKVICLSTDKAAYPINAMGISKAMMEKVFVAKSRTVDPNRTLICGTRYGNVMASRGSVIPLFIEQIKSGQPLTVTDPNMTRFLMSLEEAVELVVFAFQNAEAGDIMVQKSPASTIGDLAQAVKELFNASNPIKIIGTRHGEKRYETLLTKEEYVKAEDLPGFYRVPADQRDLNYDKYFEEGDQQLTTIEEYNSDNTQILTVEEIKEKLLELDYVQNELKEWNKQIHVMN